Proteins encoded by one window of Cloeon dipterum chromosome 4, ieCloDipt1.1, whole genome shotgun sequence:
- the LOC135944624 gene encoding ATPase inhibitor A, mitochondrial-like translates to MSLLRNVLAVQLSRVPVRLMSGQLGDLGSGAGKGGGGGGSIRSAGGSFGKLEAANEEEYFYKQQREQLKQLKGELHGEIIFHEEQIQRHQEAIERHKKRVSDIEHK, encoded by the exons ATGTCTCTGCTGCGAAATGTGCTTGCCGTCCAACTGTCCCGCGTCCC GGTGCGCCTGATGTCAGGCCAGCTGGGTGACCTTGGCAGTGGAGCCGGCaaaggaggcggcggcggcggttccATCAGGTCTGCTGGAGGtagttttggaaaattggaGGCTGCCAACGAAGAGGAGTACTTCTACAAGCAG caaagGGAGCAGCTGAAACAGCTGAAGGGCGAGTTGCACGGTGAAATTATCTTTCACGAGGAGCAAATCCAACGCCACCAGGAGGCAATCGAGCGCCACAAGAAGCGAGTTAGTGATATTGAACACAAATAA